Proteins found in one Caldisericia bacterium genomic segment:
- a CDS encoding sigma-54 dependent transcriptional regulator, whose protein sequence is MRKNDKVTVLIVDDEENILEFLNEALKDEYIIIKAKNGKEALKKVSEFYPDVVLMDYKMPGMDGMEAFLKIKEIDKDLPVILMTAYGTSQVAIQAMKEGAYDYVTKPLDLDEIRVTLKKAIELKKLSERIKKKERIYEGDFQAEGLIGKSQVMQEVYKQIGRAASSDVTVLILGESGTGKELVAKSIYKNSSRRDKPFVTVNCAAIPEGLLESELFGHEKGAFTDAKERHIGKFEQAKDGTIFLDEIGDMSLPLQAKILRVLQERSFERVGGTETIYTNARIIAATNKNLLKLVEEKKFREDLYYRLNVFTITLPPLRERKEDIPDLVEYFIFKYSHKYQKVVTGVDPEVMEIFMNYSWPGNVRELENAIAHAIVASHGQIILKDYLPQTIIGNKKEELVSNNINGDKILPLNEVVAKAEKEMIIKALKQCKGNKTKAAKLLGISRKSLFNKIRDYNIIIENFENVSEE, encoded by the coding sequence ATGAGGAAAAATGATAAAGTAACAGTCTTAATTGTTGACGATGAAGAAAATATTCTTGAATTTTTAAATGAAGCACTTAAAGATGAATATATTATAATTAAAGCAAAAAATGGTAAGGAGGCTTTAAAAAAAGTAAGTGAGTTTTATCCTGATGTTGTACTAATGGATTACAAGATGCCTGGAATGGATGGGATGGAGGCATTTTTAAAAATAAAAGAGATTGATAAAGATCTTCCTGTTATTTTAATGACAGCATATGGCACAAGTCAAGTTGCAATTCAAGCAATGAAAGAAGGAGCATATGACTATGTTACAAAACCACTTGATCTTGATGAAATAAGAGTTACTTTAAAAAAAGCGATAGAACTTAAGAAACTATCAGAGAGAATTAAGAAAAAAGAGAGAATTTATGAAGGAGATTTTCAAGCAGAGGGATTAATTGGAAAATCTCAAGTCATGCAAGAAGTTTATAAACAAATTGGAAGAGCAGCCTCCTCTGATGTAACAGTATTAATTTTAGGAGAGAGTGGAACAGGTAAAGAACTTGTTGCAAAATCAATTTATAAGAATTCTTCAAGAAGAGATAAACCATTTGTAACAGTTAATTGTGCAGCAATTCCTGAGGGATTACTTGAATCAGAACTTTTTGGTCATGAAAAAGGTGCATTTACAGATGCAAAAGAAAGACATATTGGAAAATTTGAGCAAGCGAAAGATGGAACAATTTTTTTAGATGAAATAGGTGATATGAGTTTACCACTTCAAGCAAAAATTTTGAGAGTTTTACAAGAGAGATCTTTTGAGAGAGTTGGAGGAACAGAAACAATTTATACAAATGCAAGGATAATCGCAGCAACAAATAAAAATCTTTTAAAACTTGTTGAAGAAAAAAAATTTAGAGAAGATCTTTATTATAGATTAAATGTTTTTACAATAACACTTCCACCATTAAGAGAAAGAAAAGAAGATATTCCTGATCTTGTTGAATATTTTATATTTAAATATTCCCATAAATATCAAAAGGTTGTAACAGGAGTAGATCCTGAAGTGATGGAAATTTTTATGAACTACTCTTGGCCAGGAAATGTAAGAGAACTTGAAAATGCAATTGCACATGCAATTGTTGCTTCACATGGTCAAATAATTTTAAAAGATTATCTTCCTCAAACAATTATTGGGAACAAAAAAGAAGAATTAGTATCTAATAACATAAACGGAGATAAGATTTTACCACTTAATGAAGTTGTTGCAAAGGCGGAAAAAGAAATGATTATTAAAGCACTCAAACAGTGTAAGGGCAATAAAACTAAAGCAGCAAAACTATTGGGGATATCAAGAAAATCTTTATTTAATAAAATTAGAGATTATAATATAATCATAGAAAACTTTGAAAATGTAAGCGAAGAGTAA
- a CDS encoding ATP-binding protein, translating into MKFFNSLRFQVIISFFIVVIVSTFLLGSIMIKTMEDNLWKAEEEKLTTVAKQLEIAYTRIIERLITTASIQKIDLNTAKRLYLERSLEDYTYTIHEQNPMYGVGYFIYGDYFNRPVAFYESSSTFSEKYRVILTLYEFGEEAGYVWVEEPKEIVTSKISQLKLTQRNILYVVVLISGIFAIYISAIFVRKVTVIKRGLENLKLDLSYKLPKMTGEMGEISFAINDLAQTLLVTRSNSEKILETINTGVLVITKDGIIKDLNRAFEKLLDLKKKDILEKNINSIPILKEIILELFNKGKLKEKRVKIQKEEKIFNIFSTTFNTDEILITFEDVTEEVKLLEEKRRTEALKTLGIFTTGVAHEIRNPLTAIKGFTQILEKKFEKDSDELKYTRTILNEVKRLEDIIKDLLMYGRPSPPNKVLSHISSVIKDSISLLQEKISEKNMNIELDINFDPKFNFDPKQMEQVLLNLILNAIESSDYNGKIIIKTKRYEDGILIEVRDFGFGIKEEDKEKIFTPFFTTKEKGTGLGLPISQKLVEMHNGKIWFNSDQNGTSFFVYLPIN; encoded by the coding sequence ATGAAATTTTTTAATTCATTAAGGTTTCAAGTAATTATTTCATTCTTTATAGTTGTTATTGTATCAACATTTCTACTTGGTTCAATAATGATTAAAACAATGGAAGATAACCTTTGGAAAGCAGAAGAAGAAAAATTAACCACTGTTGCAAAACAACTTGAAATTGCATATACAAGAATTATAGAAAGATTAATAACAACCGCTTCAATTCAAAAAATAGATTTAAACACTGCTAAAAGGTTATATCTTGAAAGATCACTAGAAGATTACACATATACAATTCATGAGCAAAATCCTATGTATGGCGTTGGATATTTTATATATGGAGACTATTTTAATAGACCTGTGGCGTTTTATGAATCTTCTTCTACCTTTTCAGAAAAATATAGAGTTATATTAACTCTTTATGAATTTGGTGAAGAGGCTGGATATGTTTGGGTAGAAGAACCTAAAGAAATTGTAACCTCAAAAATTAGTCAATTGAAATTAACTCAAAGAAATATTCTTTATGTTGTAGTTTTAATTTCAGGAATTTTTGCAATTTATATTTCAGCAATTTTTGTTAGAAAAGTTACTGTTATAAAGAGAGGTCTTGAAAATTTAAAATTAGATCTTTCATATAAACTTCCTAAAATGACAGGTGAGATGGGTGAGATAAGTTTTGCAATAAATGATCTTGCTCAGACTCTTCTTGTAACAAGAAGTAACTCAGAAAAAATTCTTGAAACAATTAATACTGGAGTTCTTGTAATTACAAAAGATGGAATTATAAAAGACCTAAACAGGGCTTTTGAAAAACTTTTAGATTTGAAGAAAAAAGATATTCTTGAAAAAAATATAAATTCTATTCCTATTTTAAAAGAAATAATTTTAGAACTTTTTAATAAGGGAAAACTTAAAGAGAAAAGAGTAAAAATTCAAAAGGAAGAGAAAATCTTTAATATATTCTCAACTACATTTAATACAGATGAGATTTTGATAACATTTGAAGATGTAACTGAAGAGGTCAAACTTCTTGAAGAGAAAAGAAGAACAGAAGCACTTAAAACACTTGGAATTTTTACAACAGGTGTTGCTCATGAAATTAGAAATCCTCTTACTGCAATAAAAGGATTTACACAAATTCTTGAAAAGAAATTTGAAAAAGATAGTGATGAATTAAAATATACAAGAACAATTTTAAATGAAGTTAAGAGATTAGAGGATATAATTAAAGATTTGCTTATGTATGGAAGACCCTCTCCTCCAAATAAAGTTTTATCACATATTTCAAGTGTAATAAAAGATTCAATATCTCTTCTTCAAGAAAAAATAAGTGAAAAAAATATGAATATTGAATTAGATATAAATTTTGATCCAAAGTTTAACTTTGATCCTAAACAGATGGAGCAAGTTTTATTAAATTTAATATTAAATGCAATTGAAAGTTCTGATTATAATGGAAAAATTATAATAAAAACAAAAAGATATGAAGATGGAATTTTAATAGAAGTGAGAGATTTTGGATTTGGAATTAAAGAAGAAGATAAAGAAAAAATATTTACTCCATTTTTTACAACAAAGGAGAAAGGAACAGGTCTTGGATTGCCTATTTCACAAAAACTTGTTGAAATGCATAATGGGAAGATTTGGTTTAACTCAGATCAAAATGGTACAAGTTTTTTTGTGTATTTACCAATAAATTAA
- a CDS encoding ATP-dependent 6-phosphofructokinase, with the protein MRIGVLTGGGDCPGLNSTIRAVFYRSLKYGFEVFGFFDGWKGLIEDNGKFLNLQDVEDILNLGGTILYSSRTNPFKEEKGVERILETLKKEKIDALIAIGGDDTLSVAAKLYEEYKVNTVGVPKTMDNDVFGTDYTFGFDSATTISMDALEKLKDTAKAMKRILILEVMGREAGWVALFTGLAGGADVTVIPEEKFDKDKFIEKVKRAFERKGYAVVCVSEGVEVAEREDVEVDAFGHKLLQERGVGSYLGKIIKDELNINTRVAQIGHIQRGGAPTLFDRILTIRLGIKAVDMVKNGEFGRMATLLNGEITSIPLKEVLNKTKRVDEYWISIKNVFEL; encoded by the coding sequence ATGAGAATTGGTGTTTTAACTGGTGGAGGAGATTGCCCTGGATTAAATTCAACAATAAGAGCGGTTTTTTATAGAAGTTTAAAATATGGGTTTGAAGTTTTTGGTTTTTTTGATGGGTGGAAAGGTTTAATTGAAGATAATGGAAAATTTTTAAATCTTCAAGATGTAGAAGATATTTTAAATTTAGGTGGTACAATTTTGTATTCATCAAGAACAAATCCTTTTAAAGAAGAAAAAGGAGTCGAAAGAATTTTGGAAACTTTAAAAAAAGAAAAAATTGATGCTCTTATTGCAATTGGTGGTGATGATACATTGAGTGTTGCTGCAAAATTATATGAAGAGTATAAGGTTAATACAGTTGGAGTTCCTAAAACAATGGATAATGATGTTTTTGGCACAGATTACACATTTGGTTTTGATTCAGCCACAACAATCTCAATGGATGCTCTTGAGAAATTAAAAGACACAGCAAAAGCAATGAAAAGGATTTTAATTCTTGAAGTTATGGGAAGAGAAGCAGGATGGGTAGCTCTTTTTACTGGACTTGCAGGTGGAGCAGATGTTACAGTGATTCCAGAAGAAAAATTTGATAAAGATAAGTTTATTGAGAAAGTAAAAAGGGCTTTTGAAAGAAAAGGATACGCAGTGGTTTGTGTATCTGAAGGAGTTGAGGTTGCAGAGAGAGAAGATGTTGAAGTTGATGCTTTTGGTCATAAACTTTTACAGGAAAGAGGTGTTGGAAGTTATCTTGGAAAAATTATAAAAGATGAATTGAATATAAATACAAGAGTTGCACAAATTGGACATATTCAGAGAGGTGGAGCACCAACTCTTTTTGATAGAATTCTGACAATAAGACTTGGAATAAAGGCTGTTGATATGGTTAAAAATGGTGAATTCGGAAGAATGGCAACACTTCTTAATGGTGAAATTACATCAATTCCACTAAAAGAGGTTTTAAATAAGACAAAGAGAGTTGATGAATATTGGATTTCAATTAAAAATGTTTTTGAGTTATAA
- a CDS encoding DNA polymerase III subunit alpha, with translation MSSFVHLHLHTEFSLLDGLIKFDDLFEKLKKLNMDSVGITDHGGLYGVIPFYKKAKEVGIKPIIGVELYFSPNSRHEKKGKEDRENYHILLFAKDYEGYSNLSKLVTIAHLEGFYYKPRIDIEVLRKYHKGLILTTSCIKGEIPSLILEGRYEDAKKRVYEFKEIFGDDFYIELQDHNLREEKEVLPKLVQLAKETNTKFFASNDVHYLNKEDAKVHGILLCVQTQTTIDNPDRLKFETDEFYLKSFEEMWNLFKEIPDAIYTTIEIKDKCNLEIPLQIPKLPKFPLKEGEEPFEVLKNLCENALPKRYEKISDEILDRLSMELKTIKDMGFSDYFLIVSDFVSYAKRNGIRVGPGRGSAAGSIVSYLLGITDVDPLKYNLLFERFLNPQRISLPDIDIDFADDRRDEVINYVRRKYGEDRVAQIATFGKMEARGTIRDVGRVLNYPVSEMDRIAKLIPFGSSFKEALEKEPLLLKEMNADEKKRELFEIAMKLEGINRNFSTHAAGVVIGDGPLSEIVPLQYTKDRGITTQYDKDSLEDLGLLKIDFLGLRTLTVIDETIKLIKERKGVDINIDNISLDDEKTFSLLRDGKTIGVFQLESFGMRRVLSSLKPTNIEDIIAVLSLYRPGTLKSGQVEEYIKRKNSNERYDVLHPLIEDILKPTYGIMVYQEQVMQVAQKLAGYTLAEADLLRKAIGKKKKDIMEQMREDFILRCINNGIDKDTAEKVFNYIEKFAEYGFNKSHSTAYAIISYQTAYLKANYPEEYFVSLLSSVAGNEDKEEVYIKDIESFGIKILPPHINKSDIYFTLENEGIRFGFAAIKNVGENAAVEIINERKKGDFRSFYDFLSRCKNTRINKKVIEALIKAGAFDEFSKDRASLLEELQSEEKTKPLLFNEIPQKRRKIDQSKILEWEKEAFGFYFSGHPLKFYLEKLRKSETKISDLPLLESGKIVNLIGTIVSFKHHSTKKGEGFLKFILEDESGKVDILVFNSQIDVIENYLRKEGIIKIEGELKIEDERISLRLTKFIEFIHKSELDEKIKDLEIKEENRSNFHLYIKLKKEELKEDLLEKLSNFLKESKGTTPVTIYLLINGKKIEISLSEKFMVTLTPSLLSNLSKLIGIENFYYKEIS, from the coding sequence ATGAGTAGTTTTGTGCATCTTCATCTACATACTGAATTTTCGCTTCTTGATGGTTTGATTAAATTTGATGATCTTTTTGAAAAATTAAAAAAACTTAATATGGACTCAGTTGGAATAACAGATCATGGTGGTCTCTATGGAGTTATTCCATTTTATAAAAAAGCAAAAGAGGTTGGAATTAAACCAATAATTGGAGTTGAACTATACTTCTCTCCAAACTCAAGACATGAAAAAAAGGGAAAAGAAGATAGAGAAAATTATCACATTTTACTTTTTGCAAAAGATTATGAAGGGTATTCTAATTTATCAAAACTAGTAACAATAGCCCACCTTGAAGGTTTTTACTATAAACCGAGAATTGATATTGAGGTTTTAAGAAAATATCACAAAGGATTAATTCTTACAACATCATGTATTAAAGGCGAAATACCATCTTTAATTCTTGAAGGAAGATATGAAGATGCAAAAAAGAGAGTGTATGAATTTAAAGAAATTTTTGGAGACGATTTTTATATTGAGTTACAAGACCACAATTTAAGAGAAGAGAAAGAGGTTTTACCAAAATTGGTTCAACTTGCAAAAGAGACAAATACAAAATTTTTTGCATCAAATGATGTTCACTATCTAAACAAAGAAGATGCTAAAGTTCATGGAATATTGCTATGTGTACAGACACAAACAACAATTGATAATCCTGATAGATTAAAATTTGAAACTGATGAGTTTTATCTTAAATCTTTTGAAGAGATGTGGAATTTATTCAAAGAAATTCCAGATGCAATTTATACAACTATTGAGATAAAAGATAAGTGCAATTTAGAAATACCTTTACAAATTCCAAAACTTCCAAAATTTCCACTAAAAGAAGGAGAAGAGCCATTCGAAGTTTTAAAAAATTTATGTGAAAATGCACTTCCAAAAAGATATGAAAAAATAAGTGATGAAATTTTAGATAGATTAAGCATGGAACTTAAAACAATTAAAGATATGGGATTTTCAGATTACTTTTTGATTGTGAGCGATTTTGTTTCTTATGCTAAAAGAAATGGAATAAGAGTTGGTCCTGGAAGAGGAAGTGCTGCAGGAAGTATTGTCTCTTATCTTTTAGGAATAACAGATGTTGATCCACTAAAATATAATTTACTTTTTGAAAGATTTTTAAATCCTCAAAGAATTTCTCTTCCAGATATTGATATAGATTTTGCGGATGATAGAAGAGATGAAGTTATAAATTATGTTAGAAGAAAATATGGTGAAGATAGAGTTGCTCAAATTGCAACATTTGGAAAAATGGAGGCAAGAGGAACAATTAGAGATGTTGGAAGAGTTTTAAATTATCCAGTTTCAGAAATGGATAGAATTGCAAAACTTATTCCATTTGGTTCAAGTTTCAAAGAAGCACTTGAGAAAGAACCACTTTTGCTTAAAGAAATGAATGCTGATGAAAAAAAGAGGGAGTTATTTGAAATTGCAATGAAACTTGAAGGAATAAATAGAAACTTTTCAACTCATGCTGCTGGAGTTGTAATAGGTGATGGACCTTTATCTGAAATTGTTCCTCTTCAATATACAAAAGATAGAGGGATTACAACTCAATATGATAAAGATTCTTTAGAAGATTTAGGACTTCTTAAAATCGATTTTCTTGGTTTAAGAACTCTAACTGTAATTGATGAGACAATAAAATTAATAAAAGAGAGAAAAGGAGTAGATATTAATATTGATAATATTTCTCTTGATGACGAAAAAACTTTTTCCCTTTTAAGAGATGGTAAAACAATTGGAGTTTTTCAACTTGAATCTTTTGGAATGAGAAGAGTTCTTTCAAGTTTAAAACCAACAAATATTGAAGATATAATTGCTGTTTTATCTTTGTATAGACCTGGAACTCTTAAATCTGGCCAAGTTGAAGAATACATTAAAAGAAAAAATTCAAATGAAAGGTACGATGTTCTTCATCCCTTAATTGAAGATATTTTAAAACCAACATATGGAATTATGGTTTACCAAGAACAGGTCATGCAAGTTGCACAAAAATTGGCAGGTTATACACTTGCTGAAGCAGATCTATTAAGAAAAGCAATTGGTAAAAAGAAAAAAGATATTATGGAACAAATGAGAGAAGATTTTATATTAAGATGTATAAATAATGGAATTGACAAGGATACTGCAGAAAAAGTTTTTAACTATATTGAGAAATTTGCAGAATATGGATTTAACAAATCTCATAGTACTGCTTATGCAATAATTTCTTATCAAACAGCATATCTTAAGGCAAATTATCCAGAGGAATATTTTGTTTCTCTTTTATCTTCGGTTGCTGGAAACGAAGATAAAGAAGAGGTGTATATAAAAGACATTGAAAGTTTTGGAATAAAGATTTTACCACCTCATATTAATAAATCAGATATATATTTTACACTTGAAAATGAAGGAATTAGATTTGGGTTTGCTGCAATAAAAAATGTTGGAGAAAATGCAGCAGTTGAGATAATAAATGAAAGAAAAAAAGGAGATTTTAGATCTTTTTATGATTTCTTATCAAGATGTAAAAATACAAGAATAAATAAAAAAGTTATTGAAGCATTAATTAAAGCAGGTGCTTTTGATGAATTTTCAAAAGATAGAGCATCACTTCTTGAAGAACTTCAAAGTGAAGAAAAAACAAAGCCCCTTTTATTTAATGAGATTCCACAAAAAAGAAGAAAAATAGATCAGAGTAAAATTCTTGAGTGGGAAAAGGAGGCATTTGGTTTCTATTTTTCAGGTCATCCACTTAAATTCTATCTTGAAAAATTGAGAAAAAGTGAAACAAAAATTTCAGACCTACCACTTTTAGAAAGTGGGAAAATTGTAAATTTAATTGGTACTATTGTTTCATTTAAACATCATTCAACTAAGAAAGGCGAAGGTTTTCTTAAATTTATTCTTGAAGATGAGAGTGGAAAGGTTGATATATTAGTTTTTAATTCACAAATTGATGTTATTGAAAACTATTTAAGAAAAGAGGGAATTATAAAAATTGAGGGTGAATTAAAAATTGAAGATGAGAGAATTTCTTTGAGATTAACAAAATTTATAGAGTTTATTCATAAAAGTGAACTTGATGAAAAAATTAAAGATTTAGAAATAAAAGAAGAAAATAGATCAAATTTTCATCTTTATATAAAACTTAAAAAAGAGGAACTAAAGGAGGACCTTCTTGAGAAATTATCAAATTTTCTTAAAGAAAGCAAGGGAACAACTCCTGTTACTATTTATTTATTAATTAATGGAAAGAAAATAGAGATTTCACTTTCAGAAAAATTTATGGTTACTCTTACTCCATCCCTTCTATCAAATTTATCTAAATTAATAGGAATTGAAAACTTTTATTATAAAGAGATATCTTAA